A stretch of the Geovibrio thiophilus genome encodes the following:
- a CDS encoding glutamate synthase-related protein, with protein sequence MATMRVNEISRDDLDWQINYSTERCTMCGSCVAACPFEAIEAGMEKRRKVVSDYLTPEPKVEFKAVPVIKQKVDVYKFCRGCGVCERVCPNTAIKPVRNEDSRFTIKYRSILADPYKRGGRANLSTGVRTLDKIRVGRISQMTDPSLDASRHTFDMLAPFGRILPADQIPFVLENGKLKIDSGVLPPMNWIYPVIIGDMSIGALSWRMWEAMAIATAYLNEECGLPVRMCSGEGGVPIRLLKSKFLKYTILQIASGHFGWNRIINTMPYMQELPGGVLIKIGQGAKPGDGGLLQAKKVASHIQEIRGVPKTDLLSPPNHQGLYSIEESVQKMFLTFNSAFKFKVPVAIKVAASSTSVSVYNNLLRDPYNIVGGFFLDGILGGTGAANEVSLDHTGHPIVSKLRDCYLAATHQGKQSQIPLWGAGGLGQTGNLAADAFKMIALGANGVFTGKLMLQLAGCVGNDHGKCNACNTGLCPVGITTQNPTLVKRLDIDRVAENIVNYFLSVDSELKKLLAPIGNSSLPVGRSDCLISEDKAVADRLKIQYAC encoded by the coding sequence ATGGCAACAATGAGAGTGAACGAAATATCAAGGGACGACCTTGACTGGCAGATAAATTATTCCACCGAAAGATGCACTATGTGCGGAAGCTGTGTCGCCGCCTGTCCTTTTGAGGCTATAGAAGCCGGAATGGAAAAGCGCAGAAAGGTAGTGAGCGATTATCTTACTCCTGAGCCAAAGGTGGAGTTTAAGGCTGTACCTGTTATAAAACAGAAGGTGGATGTATATAAGTTCTGCCGCGGCTGCGGCGTATGCGAAAGGGTATGCCCGAACACTGCCATCAAGCCCGTGCGCAATGAGGACTCCAGATTCACCATAAAATACAGAAGCATCCTTGCCGACCCCTACAAAAGAGGCGGCAGGGCGAATCTTTCAACCGGTGTACGCACTCTGGACAAAATAAGAGTCGGGCGCATCAGCCAGATGACAGACCCCTCACTGGACGCCTCCAGACACACCTTCGACATGCTCGCCCCCTTCGGCAGGATTCTTCCGGCGGACCAGATTCCCTTTGTGCTGGAAAACGGCAAGCTGAAAATAGATTCAGGCGTGCTCCCGCCGATGAACTGGATATACCCTGTCATAATAGGTGACATGTCAATAGGCGCTCTCTCATGGAGAATGTGGGAGGCTATGGCGATCGCCACGGCTTATCTCAATGAGGAATGCGGGCTTCCCGTGCGCATGTGCAGCGGCGAGGGCGGCGTTCCCATCAGGCTCCTGAAATCAAAATTCCTTAAGTATACAATACTCCAGATAGCTTCCGGTCACTTCGGCTGGAACAGGATCATAAATACAATGCCCTATATGCAGGAGCTTCCCGGCGGTGTGCTGATCAAGATAGGTCAGGGCGCGAAACCCGGTGACGGCGGTCTGCTTCAGGCTAAGAAGGTGGCGAGCCACATTCAGGAGATCAGAGGCGTTCCGAAAACCGACCTCCTCAGCCCTCCTAACCATCAGGGGCTTTACTCCATAGAGGAGAGCGTGCAGAAGATGTTCCTCACGTTCAACTCTGCGTTCAAGTTCAAAGTTCCGGTGGCGATTAAGGTTGCCGCAAGCTCCACCAGCGTATCGGTTTACAACAACCTCCTCCGTGACCCGTACAACATTGTGGGCGGCTTCTTCCTTGACGGCATACTCGGCGGAACGGGAGCGGCTAATGAGGTTTCACTGGATCACACGGGGCATCCCATCGTTTCCAAGCTCCGTGACTGCTACCTTGCGGCGACGCATCAGGGCAAGCAGTCCCAGATACCTCTCTGGGGCGCGGGCGGACTGGGGCAGACGGGCAACCTCGCCGCGGATGCCTTCAAGATGATAGCTCTCGGCGCCAACGGTGTTTTCACAGGGAAGCTAATGCTTCAGCTTGCGGGCTGTGTGGGCAATGACCACGGCAAATGCAACGCCTGCAACACGGGTCTCTGTCCTGTTGGGATAACAACGCAGAACCCGACACTTGTAAAAAGACTGGATATAGACAGAGTCGCCGAAAACATTGTCAACTATTTCCTCTCAGTTGACAGTGAGCTCAAAAAGCTTCTTGCTCCCATCGGCAACAGCTCACTCCCTGTAGGCAGGTCAGACTGCCTGATCAGCGAGGACAAGGCTGTGGCGGACAGACTTAAAATTCAGTACGCATGCTAG
- a CDS encoding glutamate synthase: protein MCRIGAIKSTDYVHPSKALLLMRSQQKGHDNSGFAMVMQDLGGRFADYKDLPILSMACTDKGMATAEDILHKEGFVRVMQWSPEINFRDELNIEPMPNYVFQVFQYPRSFKYAPQEEKEELLVDMRLKLRNVLEENDDGYVYSFWPDVITLKEIGDPQDIGTYFGLWKEDRDFTAKVITAQCRQNTNYDIVRYAAHPFFLQGYTALANGENTFYEKNKNFQNGLYKGYIGFESDSQCFLYTLHYIHKILKWPLEYYKHAITPLPFEEMAKREDGEALKFIRSSLSNLEINGPNTIIGVLPDGTLFNTCDAKKLRPTVIGRHNGTVVMTSEVSGINEVLPGRNWEEDIYTSERETVVITNNLEVQRWQQ, encoded by the coding sequence ATGTGCAGAATAGGCGCTATCAAATCCACGGATTATGTTCATCCGTCAAAAGCCCTGCTCCTTATGCGTTCCCAGCAGAAGGGGCACGATAACTCAGGTTTCGCAATGGTTATGCAGGACTTGGGCGGCAGGTTCGCAGACTATAAGGATCTTCCCATTCTCTCCATGGCATGTACGGATAAGGGCATGGCGACTGCGGAGGATATTCTTCATAAAGAAGGCTTTGTAAGGGTTATGCAGTGGTCGCCGGAGATCAACTTCCGTGACGAGCTGAATATAGAGCCCATGCCCAATTATGTTTTTCAGGTGTTTCAATACCCCAGAAGCTTCAAGTACGCTCCTCAGGAGGAGAAGGAAGAGCTTCTGGTGGATATGAGGCTGAAGCTGAGAAATGTTCTTGAGGAGAATGACGACGGTTATGTGTATTCCTTCTGGCCGGATGTGATAACCCTCAAGGAGATAGGCGATCCGCAGGATATAGGAACCTATTTCGGACTCTGGAAAGAGGACAGGGATTTCACCGCAAAGGTGATTACCGCTCAGTGCCGCCAGAACACAAATTACGATATAGTGCGCTACGCGGCGCATCCCTTCTTTCTTCAGGGGTACACTGCGCTTGCCAACGGCGAAAACACCTTTTATGAAAAAAACAAAAACTTCCAGAACGGGCTCTACAAAGGCTATATAGGCTTTGAGTCCGATTCGCAGTGCTTTCTCTATACACTCCACTACATCCATAAAATACTCAAATGGCCTCTGGAATATTACAAGCACGCCATAACACCGCTTCCCTTTGAGGAAATGGCGAAAAGAGAGGACGGAGAGGCGCTTAAATTTATCCGCTCTTCCCTCTCAAACCTTGAGATAAACGGGCCCAACACCATAATTGGCGTTCTGCCGGACGGCACTCTGTTCAACACCTGTGATGCCAAGAAGCTCCGCCCGACGGTCATAGGCAGGCACAACGGCACAGTTGTCATGACCTCAGAGGTCTCAGGCATAAACGAGGTTCTTCCCGGCAGAAACTGGGAAGAGGATATATACACCAGCGAAAGAGAGACAGTTGTTATCACCAACAACCTTGAGGTGCAGAGATGGCAACAATGA
- a CDS encoding HDOD domain-containing protein translates to MADTILICSERKILNYYSSMLEILGVEHEAFSFFTRGFRRLLETRGFRNVFIVLLDKNEFVSFSKLQDHIKDSTQSIYMILADKELDKYFMHKSYEIIYHNQVMRPFEQILVAGKVCRPLEAAASQKSKEGIFDYIKKVLSKGDVILPMKKDIAFQMLPILESDDVTIQEIAVMSRTDPGIHAGLIKLANSVHYSGLFTDIKDIESAIVRIGTMNIKMFLINYINVALASNKELMFHNEISEAVEESIRVGCIAHVLADVLKFSGKKIVFSIGMIHRIGYIFLLAVLSDYLEGETIDAKDSENYKRLADHNSVNAGIALLVKWKFKPEFYMPVQFQDEPFKCKFQNEAKILKMSKILYTYFRIAEPDIAATYLMKNRINLTKSQLEKIRDGSDEFYLQTKMIFN, encoded by the coding sequence ATGGCAGACACCATACTTATTTGCTCTGAAAGAAAGATTCTTAATTATTACAGCTCCATGCTTGAGATACTCGGGGTTGAGCATGAGGCATTCTCGTTTTTTACCCGCGGCTTCCGCAGACTTCTGGAAACGCGCGGCTTCCGCAATGTGTTCATTGTTCTGCTTGATAAAAACGAGTTTGTAAGCTTTTCCAAGCTTCAGGATCATATCAAAGACTCCACCCAGAGCATCTACATGATCCTTGCGGATAAAGAGCTTGATAAGTATTTCATGCACAAAAGCTATGAGATAATCTACCATAATCAGGTGATGCGTCCGTTTGAACAGATACTCGTCGCCGGCAAGGTGTGCAGACCCCTTGAGGCGGCCGCTTCGCAGAAGAGCAAGGAAGGTATTTTCGACTACATCAAAAAGGTTCTCAGCAAGGGTGACGTTATTCTGCCCATGAAAAAGGATATAGCCTTTCAGATGCTTCCTATTCTTGAATCGGACGATGTGACTATTCAGGAAATAGCAGTAATGTCCAGAACTGATCCGGGCATACACGCAGGGCTTATCAAACTTGCCAACTCCGTGCACTACAGCGGTCTTTTTACTGATATTAAGGATATTGAGAGCGCCATAGTGCGCATAGGCACAATGAATATAAAAATGTTCCTTATCAATTATATAAACGTTGCGCTGGCTTCCAATAAGGAGCTTATGTTTCATAATGAGATAAGCGAAGCGGTGGAAGAAAGCATAAGGGTGGGGTGCATTGCCCATGTTCTGGCGGATGTCCTTAAATTCTCAGGTAAAAAAATTGTTTTCTCTATCGGAATGATCCACCGCATCGGGTATATATTCCTTCTTGCTGTTCTGTCTGACTATTTGGAAGGAGAAACCATCGACGCCAAGGACAGCGAGAACTACAAGCGTCTGGCAGACCACAACTCGGTGAACGCAGGAATCGCTCTGCTTGTGAAGTGGAAGTTTAAGCCTGAGTTCTACATGCCTGTGCAGTTTCAGGACGAGCCCTTTAAATGCAAGTTTCAGAATGAAGCTAAGATACTGAAGATGTCCAAGATTCTCTATACCTATTTCCGCATTGCCGAGCCTGACATTGCCGCCACTTACCTTATGAAAAACCGGATAAACCTTACCAAAAGCCAGCTCGAAAAAATAAGAGACGGTTCCGATGAGTTTTACTTACAGACAAAAATGATATTTAACTGA
- a CDS encoding ATP-binding protein, with translation MRRIIKVSGGTERVLEYSAEELTGRTIDSFYKYPSVRNAVEDSILREGLAEDISVTLVTRNGEEVNATESIFIIRDAVGKASGFEGIIRRVNCPDYTSFSGGSGYQKVLQNVIDSLPAAVCWKDRDLRYTGCNRSFLDLAGAHSDEVLIGRTDEQLFTDEEFDRFSKGDREIAAGRCSSYNYVETVYIKTTGEFRWFDITKTAVRNERGQFAGVVSIHDDITTWVNAELGIQNRLWFEQQIMEISAGFINLSAEEVDSGINSALEKIGTFVDAERCCVFSMDRDSMRASVTHEWTAAGVPSLMKRMKSVSLLEMELLMEKLAGREIINITSLSGYRKCSEYEREYLNALGVKSLIIVPMIKEGKSTGFMTFSSLEKERDWDDDIVSLLTIVSEILVNVLDRKYMQEELMELYALMEEKVRHEVERSMEHKKLLIQQSKLAAMGEMLGNIAHQWRQPLNALNLSFFELKYIKDSGELTDDKLKDILDRVNALIQQMSATVDDFRNFFKENKEQAEFLLSDCVRKALYLVQAFFEEHRIDVELRIDSELMVSGYPGELAQVFLNILNNAKDALTEKNVAEPQVIVRVYYENGKAVAEIEDNAGGVNEGLQERIFEPYFTTKPEGKGTGIGLYMSKMIVENSMPGQLSVRNTDKGACFRIELPSIQQ, from the coding sequence TTGAGGAGAATCATAAAGGTTTCCGGCGGAACGGAGCGTGTTTTAGAGTACTCCGCCGAGGAACTTACAGGCAGAACCATTGACAGCTTCTATAAATACCCTTCCGTCAGAAACGCTGTGGAGGATTCGATCTTAAGGGAAGGTCTCGCAGAGGACATTTCCGTAACTCTTGTCACACGAAACGGTGAGGAAGTGAATGCCACGGAAAGTATTTTTATAATACGGGACGCGGTGGGCAAGGCATCCGGCTTTGAAGGCATAATCCGCAGGGTCAACTGTCCCGACTACACATCGTTTTCCGGCGGAAGCGGCTACCAGAAGGTGCTGCAAAATGTCATAGACAGTCTTCCGGCGGCGGTATGCTGGAAAGACAGGGATCTTCGCTACACAGGGTGCAACCGCAGCTTTCTTGATCTTGCCGGAGCACACAGTGACGAAGTTTTAATCGGCAGGACGGACGAACAGCTCTTCACTGACGAGGAGTTTGACCGCTTCTCCAAGGGAGACAGGGAAATAGCCGCGGGCAGATGCTCCAGCTACAACTATGTTGAAACGGTTTACATAAAAACCACGGGCGAGTTCCGCTGGTTTGACATAACAAAAACAGCGGTGAGGAACGAGCGCGGACAGTTTGCCGGCGTGGTTTCCATTCATGACGATATAACAACATGGGTCAATGCCGAATTGGGCATACAGAACAGGCTGTGGTTTGAGCAGCAGATAATGGAGATCTCCGCCGGATTCATAAACCTCTCAGCAGAAGAGGTGGATTCGGGGATCAACAGCGCGCTGGAGAAGATAGGAACATTTGTGGACGCCGAGCGCTGCTGCGTTTTCAGTATGGACAGGGACAGCATGAGGGCGTCTGTCACCCATGAATGGACTGCGGCCGGTGTGCCCAGCCTGATGAAGAGAATGAAGTCTGTTTCTCTGCTTGAAATGGAACTTCTTATGGAAAAGCTTGCAGGCAGGGAGATAATTAATATAACATCTCTCAGCGGCTACAGAAAATGCTCCGAATACGAACGGGAATATCTGAACGCTCTCGGGGTTAAGTCGCTTATTATAGTACCTATGATTAAAGAGGGTAAATCCACAGGCTTCATGACTTTTTCATCCCTTGAAAAAGAGCGTGACTGGGATGACGACATAGTTTCCCTGCTCACCATCGTAAGCGAAATCCTCGTGAATGTGCTGGACAGAAAATACATGCAGGAAGAGCTGATGGAGCTTTATGCGCTGATGGAGGAAAAGGTCAGGCATGAAGTGGAAAGAAGTATGGAGCACAAAAAGCTGCTCATCCAGCAGTCGAAGCTTGCCGCTATGGGCGAGATGCTCGGCAACATAGCCCACCAGTGGCGCCAGCCTCTGAATGCGCTGAATCTGTCTTTTTTTGAGCTGAAATATATAAAGGACTCCGGCGAGCTTACCGATGACAAGCTTAAGGACATTCTGGACAGGGTGAACGCTCTCATCCAGCAGATGTCCGCCACTGTGGACGATTTCCGCAACTTCTTCAAGGAGAATAAGGAACAGGCGGAGTTTCTCCTCTCCGACTGTGTGAGAAAGGCGCTTTATCTTGTGCAGGCTTTCTTTGAGGAGCACAGGATAGATGTCGAGCTCCGGATTGACAGCGAACTCATGGTGAGCGGCTACCCGGGTGAGCTTGCGCAGGTGTTTCTCAATATTCTGAACAACGCCAAAGACGCGTTGACAGAGAAAAACGTAGCCGAACCGCAGGTTATTGTCCGTGTTTATTATGAAAACGGAAAAGCCGTGGCGGAGATAGAGGACAATGCCGGAGGGGTGAATGAGGGGCTTCAGGAGAGGATATTCGAGCCTTATTTCACTACCAAACCCGAAGGAAAGGGCACTGGCATAGGGCTGTATATGTCTAAAATGATAGTGGAAAACAGCATGCCCGGACAGCTTTCCGTCCGGAACACTGACAAGGGGGCATGTTTCCGCATCGAACTGCCCAGCATCCAGCAGTAG
- a CDS encoding SLAC1 anion channel family protein, with protein sequence MSEAVHAVSGSRLRYFPITLFATVMGLTGLAIAFLRFDHIMHAHTYAGQFILFGVTVWFFFILSVYILKLYKYPEEVKEEFRHPVRINFFPTISISMLLLSIGYDGVYQPLSSALWHIGALVHISFTFVILNIWFFSDFKVQTKNPAWFIPVVGNILVPVAGVTHANIEISWFFFSVGIILWIVLFAIVFYRLIFHEQLMAKFLPTLFILIAPPAVGFLAYVKLTGSLDSFARVLYYFGLFTAFMLFSMFRQFRKVPFFVSWWAYTFPMDALTISTLLMYKITGYVFFKGLAVIFLTMTVAVVLTVIYKTITAAADGKICVPE encoded by the coding sequence ATGTCCGAAGCAGTGCATGCCGTTTCCGGCAGCAGATTAAGATACTTCCCAATAACCCTTTTTGCGACTGTGATGGGGCTTACGGGACTCGCCATAGCCTTCTTAAGGTTTGACCATATAATGCACGCCCATACATATGCGGGACAGTTCATCCTGTTCGGAGTGACTGTCTGGTTTTTCTTCATTCTGAGTGTATACATTCTTAAGCTTTATAAATACCCCGAAGAAGTAAAGGAGGAGTTCCGCCATCCGGTGAGAATCAACTTCTTCCCCACAATATCAATATCCATGCTCCTTTTAAGCATAGGCTACGATGGCGTTTACCAGCCGCTCTCCTCCGCTCTTTGGCACATCGGCGCGCTGGTTCACATCAGCTTTACGTTTGTCATACTTAACATCTGGTTTTTCAGCGATTTTAAGGTGCAGACCAAAAACCCCGCATGGTTCATCCCTGTTGTGGGAAACATACTCGTTCCTGTCGCGGGAGTAACCCACGCGAACATTGAGATAAGCTGGTTCTTCTTCTCCGTTGGGATCATACTGTGGATTGTGCTGTTCGCTATAGTGTTCTACAGACTCATTTTTCATGAACAGCTTATGGCGAAGTTCCTTCCCACGCTGTTCATTCTCATAGCGCCTCCGGCAGTGGGTTTCCTCGCCTATGTGAAGCTCACCGGAAGCCTCGATTCCTTTGCCCGTGTGCTCTACTACTTCGGACTGTTCACGGCGTTCATGCTGTTCAGCATGTTCCGCCAGTTCAGGAAGGTTCCGTTTTTTGTTTCATGGTGGGCATACACCTTCCCCATGGACGCGCTCACTATCTCAACCCTGCTTATGTACAAAATTACCGGTTATGTCTTCTTTAAAGGGCTGGCTGTTATTTTCCTGACTATGACTGTCGCAGTTGTGCTTACGGTTATCTATAAGACAATAACAGCGGCGGCAGACGGAAAAATCTGCGTACCGGAATAG
- a CDS encoding NAD(P)-dependent oxidoreductase, whose product MKIAVIGAAGKAGSKIAAEAKARGHAVTAVVRNRAKLADKSLNVIEKDLFKLTAEELGGFDAVVNAFADFTAEENLFLKSAEHLVGETKKSGKQPYLFFVGGAGTLMVDGKEIYTLPDFPAAYYPVASKMAKAIEYLQTVSDVNWIFLSPSAEFIDGEKKGAFRIGGDELLVDKDGNSSITTGDYATAVLDELEAPKHIRKRFTVGY is encoded by the coding sequence ATGAAAATAGCGGTAATAGGCGCAGCAGGGAAAGCCGGATCAAAAATAGCGGCTGAGGCAAAAGCCAGAGGACACGCGGTTACGGCGGTTGTCCGCAATAGGGCTAAGCTTGCGGACAAATCACTGAATGTAATAGAAAAAGACCTTTTCAAGCTCACAGCGGAGGAACTCGGCGGTTTTGACGCTGTGGTTAATGCCTTTGCGGATTTCACTGCGGAGGAGAACCTGTTTCTTAAATCTGCCGAGCATCTTGTCGGAGAGACAAAAAAAAGCGGCAAACAGCCGTACCTTTTCTTTGTGGGCGGCGCAGGCACTCTCATGGTAGACGGTAAAGAGATTTACACTCTTCCCGATTTCCCGGCGGCTTATTACCCTGTGGCGTCAAAAATGGCGAAGGCTATTGAATACCTTCAGACAGTCAGTGATGTTAACTGGATTTTCCTCAGCCCCTCTGCGGAGTTTATAGACGGAGAGAAAAAAGGCGCTTTCAGGATCGGCGGTGATGAGCTTCTGGTGGATAAAGACGGCAACAGCAGCATCACCACAGGTGATTACGCAACGGCAGTTCTGGATGAGCTGGAAGCTCCCAAACACATCAGAAAACGCTTCACCGTGGGTTATTGA
- a CDS encoding winged helix-turn-helix transcriptional regulator codes for MFVFNFKEFECPFNCFAEIIKGKWRTGIILSLSGSPKRFSELKKELAGVSSKVLADNLRALENGGLISRTVFPTVPPAVEYSLTEQGQELSGIMDSINNWAGIFLNKGEAVTYTE; via the coding sequence ATGTTTGTGTTTAACTTCAAGGAATTTGAATGCCCCTTCAACTGCTTTGCCGAGATCATAAAAGGCAAGTGGAGGACAGGTATAATCCTCAGTCTCAGCGGCAGCCCTAAACGGTTTTCAGAGCTTAAAAAGGAGCTTGCAGGAGTGAGCTCTAAGGTTCTGGCGGATAATCTCAGGGCGTTGGAGAACGGCGGACTGATCAGCCGTACGGTTTTCCCCACCGTTCCGCCCGCTGTGGAATATTCACTTACGGAGCAGGGACAGGAGCTTTCCGGAATCATGGACAGCATAAACAACTGGGCAGGTATTTTTCTGAATAAAGGAGAAGCCGTTACTTATACGGAATAA
- a CDS encoding methyl-accepting chemotaxis protein, which translates to MKISQKLSIIIFLIVFFGMSALFYGSYIKQKNDWINFEVSKARALVLEAEAVREAIADAGRAGVYDYETARSSVDKFLHTVPIAVAMNVLKAKADEIGVKMKVPKVSPRNPVNEPDKTDLEVLDMFTRNDKGTGSTPEHFIIDKELDAIRYYKAVRLTKECEICHGDPATSMELWGNDQGIDPTGVRMENWREGEIHGAFEVMIPLSPIISGARMDAFRNYLALLVVIGILLVLVIMVNRLLIFLPLKDVNKRLATIAAGDFSVKLEIRRNDEIGEVYTSLSKTSDSVRDVLYTVMESVNNLASTSAELSSTSEHIAQGAVAQAEEASATASAVEEVNATVLEVSQNARNVAGSAENAKHSVEDSHKIVRQTKMMMEKIAEAVMETEATVRELGKSSEQIGLIVQVIDEIADQTNLLALNAAIEAARAGEHGRGFAVVADEVRKLAEKTTTATKQIAEMIQHIQADTGGAVAGMREGVEKVDAGKQKAEEAAESLDKTLREVENVSGEVTLIARATDEQAGAMDMMTRSIENISNVTKDNSVAASESAEAVEQLSRLAADLQALIARFKL; encoded by the coding sequence ATGAAAATCAGCCAGAAACTGTCAATTATCATTTTTCTGATTGTGTTCTTCGGAATGAGTGCTCTTTTCTACGGAAGCTACATCAAGCAGAAAAATGACTGGATCAACTTTGAGGTCTCCAAAGCGAGAGCTCTTGTGCTTGAAGCCGAAGCAGTGAGAGAGGCTATAGCTGATGCCGGAAGAGCCGGTGTTTATGACTATGAAACTGCGCGGAGCAGCGTGGACAAGTTTCTTCACACTGTGCCTATCGCAGTGGCGATGAATGTTCTCAAAGCAAAGGCGGACGAAATAGGCGTTAAGATGAAGGTTCCCAAGGTTTCACCCCGAAATCCGGTTAACGAGCCCGATAAAACCGACCTCGAAGTTCTTGATATGTTTACCCGCAACGATAAAGGAACGGGCAGCACTCCGGAGCATTTCATAATAGATAAGGAACTGGACGCTATCCGTTATTACAAGGCAGTGCGTCTCACCAAGGAGTGCGAGATCTGTCACGGTGACCCTGCCACATCCATGGAACTCTGGGGCAACGATCAGGGCATTGACCCCACAGGGGTGAGGATGGAAAACTGGCGTGAAGGGGAGATCCACGGAGCCTTTGAGGTGATGATTCCTCTCTCACCCATTATATCCGGCGCACGGATGGACGCTTTCCGCAATTATCTTGCGCTGCTTGTGGTTATAGGCATACTGCTTGTGCTTGTTATCATGGTTAACAGGCTTCTGATCTTCCTTCCCCTGAAGGATGTCAACAAACGGCTTGCCACCATAGCCGCGGGTGATTTCAGTGTTAAGCTTGAAATCAGGCGGAATGACGAGATAGGCGAAGTATACACATCACTCAGCAAAACAAGCGATTCCGTGCGCGATGTTCTTTATACCGTTATGGAATCAGTCAACAACCTTGCGTCAACCTCCGCAGAGCTTTCCAGCACCTCCGAGCATATAGCCCAAGGCGCTGTAGCTCAGGCTGAAGAGGCGTCTGCTACAGCTTCCGCCGTGGAAGAGGTGAACGCCACTGTCCTTGAGGTGTCTCAGAATGCCAGAAACGTTGCCGGAAGCGCCGAAAACGCAAAGCATTCCGTTGAGGACAGCCATAAGATAGTCCGCCAGACTAAGATGATGATGGAAAAAATAGCCGAAGCAGTCATGGAAACAGAGGCTACCGTGAGGGAACTCGGCAAGTCCAGTGAGCAGATTGGGCTCATTGTTCAGGTTATTGATGAAATAGCAGACCAGACAAACCTTCTTGCTCTTAACGCCGCAATTGAAGCGGCAAGAGCAGGCGAGCACGGCAGAGGTTTTGCCGTTGTCGCCGATGAGGTGCGTAAGTTGGCAGAGAAAACAACCACCGCTACCAAGCAGATAGCGGAAATGATACAGCATATTCAGGCGGATACGGGCGGTGCGGTTGCCGGAATGCGTGAAGGCGTGGAAAAGGTCGATGCAGGCAAGCAAAAGGCTGAGGAAGCCGCCGAATCCCTTGATAAAACCCTCAGAGAGGTTGAAAACGTTTCCGGTGAGGTTACGCTTATCGCCCGCGCAACGGACGAACAGGCAGGCGCTATGGATATGATGACCAGAAGCATTGAAAACATTTCCAATGTGACAAAAGACAACTCCGTAGCCGCATCCGAGTCTGCGGAGGCAGTTGAGCAGTTGAGCAGGCTTGCGGCAGATTTGCAGGCGCTGATAGCCAGATTTAAGCTGTAA
- a CDS encoding class I SAM-dependent RNA methyltransferase, which translates to MRFETEIRDTAYGGYGIGTFTDGRTAFIPFAVEGDRVVAEMTEDKKSFIYANLVEVITPSAKRGEKYCPHIGICGGCSFGHIDYEAQKEIKVRIVRQAFRNVKCGVPSEAVSGEKLRYRNRVTFKVKGGKLGFYAFKSRDFIEVGDCPLVSETLVAKCSEFAAANVCDEIYELYAVENGKGGFLASVKGIESDDVKFVAFDGISGKDFVIGEEYMELDTPLGAVLIGGDSFLQSNRFLMGELQKKAVNAAGVNALELYCGSGFFTIGLADKFRSVTAVEISKEAIRLGQKLELANVRWVAGDVTKFIKTSKGRFDHVLADPPRTGLEKSVVGFIREKKPTTVTYVSCNPTTLARDVAKLQNMYDIKDFTIMDMFPGTHHVECVVCLALKS; encoded by the coding sequence GTGCGCTTTGAAACAGAAATAAGAGACACGGCATACGGCGGATACGGCATAGGAACCTTCACAGACGGAAGAACAGCCTTCATCCCGTTTGCAGTTGAGGGTGACAGGGTTGTTGCCGAAATGACGGAAGATAAAAAAAGCTTCATTTACGCCAATCTTGTGGAGGTCATTACACCTTCCGCCAAGCGCGGCGAAAAGTACTGTCCGCATATAGGCATATGCGGCGGATGCTCCTTCGGGCATATCGACTATGAGGCGCAGAAGGAGATCAAGGTCAGAATCGTGCGTCAGGCTTTCAGAAATGTAAAGTGCGGCGTTCCCTCAGAAGCGGTTTCCGGCGAGAAGCTCCGCTACAGAAACAGAGTGACGTTTAAGGTTAAGGGCGGCAAACTAGGTTTTTATGCTTTCAAAAGCCGTGATTTCATCGAAGTCGGCGACTGTCCGCTGGTGAGTGAAACCCTTGTGGCTAAATGCAGCGAGTTCGCCGCGGCGAATGTCTGTGACGAAATATACGAACTCTACGCCGTGGAGAACGGCAAAGGCGGATTTCTTGCCTCAGTCAAGGGGATCGAATCTGATGATGTTAAGTTCGTGGCTTTTGACGGAATATCCGGCAAGGACTTTGTCATCGGCGAAGAGTATATGGAACTTGATACCCCGCTGGGAGCCGTGCTGATCGGCGGTGACAGTTTCCTCCAGAGCAACAGGTTTCTCATGGGCGAGCTCCAGAAAAAAGCGGTGAACGCAGCAGGGGTGAACGCCCTTGAGCTGTACTGCGGAAGCGGATTCTTCACCATCGGTCTGGCGGATAAGTTTCGCTCCGTGACTGCGGTTGAGATCTCCAAAGAAGCGATCAGGCTCGGGCAGAAGCTTGAGCTTGCAAATGTAAGATGGGTTGCCGGGGATGTGACAAAGTTTATCAAAACCTCCAAAGGCAGGTTTGATCATGTGCTTGCGGATCCTCCACGTACAGGGCTTGAAAAAAGCGTTGTGGGATTTATAAGGGAGAAGAAACCCACAACCGTGACCTATGTTTCGTGCAATCCCACCACCCTCGCGCGGGATGTGGCGAAGCTTCAGAATATGTATGATATTAAGGACTTTACCATTATGGATATGTTCCCCGGAACCCACCATGTGGAGTGTGTGGTCTGTCTTGCCCTGAAAAGCTGA